In Corvus cornix cornix isolate S_Up_H32 chromosome 9, ASM73873v5, whole genome shotgun sequence, the genomic stretch TTCAGATTTCTTAATATTGTATCAGTAGGGCCCCTTGCAGTTAGCAACTTTCACTTCAACTGATGCTGTTACAAAGGTTGCTTCCTCGCTCAGGCTGCTTCactaataatttttcatttggggAGTTCCTGCAACCacattttcatcttgtttttcaGCATGAATATCCCATTTCCATTCAAATCCCATCAGAATAATGACATTATATCCAGACAGAAGTTTGCAGTACCTCATACCAAAAGacctgcaggctgtgctggctaCTCACCAGTTTTTCTGAGAGGAACAAAGAGATGGTAACCCTCCACTTGACCTCAATTCCCTTCCCATCACCCTGATTATAACAAGCATATTCCTGTCTCAGGAACTGCAGTGGGCACCAGAGAGCTCATCCACATCAGTTGGTGTAAACAGGTCTCTCTCatacagaattttcttttgtgaagaAATATGCCATATATTTTTACACACATTTTACAGCTTTGTGTTTCACTGCAGAAGCAGATGATTCTTTAATCACAGTTCTCCCATTTGCAAGGCCATTAATATTATgaattttttcattgctttcacAGTGTTGACATGTGTGAGGAATGCCAGCTCTACATGGATCAAGGGAAGACAGGACACCTTACATTTTGCACCCATTCTCACTGAATTTGCATTGATCCAGACTCTGCACAGTCAATAATGCAGGCCCATTCTTGAGTTCCCTTCATGATCTCATGATGCAGGGAGCCCCAagctgcaaattaaaataaatacatggaaatTTTCCAACTTGCAAATATAAAAGAGTCTGTGTTGTACCAGTTCtatgcattttctttgcagaaatgaTAACTTACAAGGAGAATCATGGATGTCACAACAGCCAAGAGCTGTTATTTAGACACATTAACAGAACTCATTTGTTGCCAGGGAATCCAAATAAACCAGACAAAccttattttttactttaaacgTGTGCAATACAATGAGTATTGTTGAAATGTTAttccaagtattttttaattataaaacatGCACATTTTTGTAAGATCTTGCTCAGGATCTCTGATACAAAATGCAAACCCCATGTACTGACTGCCAGGATAACTAGCAGAAAGCACTGACAGTTGAAGTCAGATACATCAATGGCAAGCAGTCTCCCACTCACTTAGAGCCTCCAAATTAAATCTGCTTACCTTATTCATATGCATAATTCTAGCAGAGTAATATTTATACAACACCCTTAATTGAAGTGGCAGTAGAATAAGAACATTTTTGATCCATTTGATGAAGTAACATAACACAGGCAGCATTTGCCCCATGTTCAGTCTGTTCACATAAAGCATCCCCACACAACTGGACACAGATGGCATTCACCACTCCAAAAGGACCCTGCATTTATGGGATGCACAGGAGCAAAGCTGGAACACCAACTCTCAGACCACCCCTTGCAGTGTGCAAGGGCTCATGTTAAAGACCTTTCATCTTCAACACACCACTAGCAATTAGAAATGAAAGGGGAAATAATCTCACTACTCTTCTCATGGCCCACAGGATGAAAAGCACTTGTTTCAGGATTGATTATAACCACCAGTATTCCACCTCTGAAGACCCAAGTTCTAATCAAAATGGAAATAGAAGGTTTATGGGTTTAAACTATGTTTCTCTTTCAGTCATGGTATGAAGTTTAATGCTTGACAAATTACAAAGTGATTGGAAAAATAAGGGACTTCCTCCTTTTGttaagaaagaatgaaagatgCTTGatctaacatttttttcattgtcagCTCAGGTTAGCAGCAGCAACTTGCACACTTTTACACATCTTGTGGTTTAGTTGATTCGGTGGAAGACAGAGGGTTTTCCTGTTTTCGTGCACTGAATGATGATTGCAATTTACCACACTTGCacttgttctggttttgtacACAGCAGAAAGCAACACGTAGTTGCTCATTGGCCTTTCTCTTCCATCAAACCAGTGTGCCAAGTCTTCAGAACCATCTCCCTTCCCACGCAACTTAGTGCACCCTGTACCTTGTTTATGCTATTGATCCTTCGCCAATACAAGCATTAGCTTCAGCTGAAGAAGCACGCTGTAATTATTAAATCAGAAAGCAAACCCAGCACTATTTTCAAGCTTAAAAGTCAAGTTTATTCTGACCACAGCTAGCTGTCCCTCCTCACAAAAGGAAAACCTCTTTTGTAACCATGTCCTTCATCTCTCTGACAtcctattttttcctgtaattttccacatttaaaacttttttcaaCTCAGTTTGGCTTGTTAAAGTTCCTCTATTTCCTGAATATAAAACAGGGctaaaaatggtattttaacTGCCAGTTGTTCACATACATATTTAATAGAGCAGCATTAAACACAGGGTTTAGCCCACTAGCCTTTCACACAAGCAGGGTCCCATTCACTTCTGCTGAAGCTTCACCTGAACAAACATGCAGactttattttcacaaaatgaGCATTgcattatttcttctcttcactGAAACACACGAGGATACAATTGTACAGTATGTTGGGTGATTCCCTGCTGCAATGTAGTAGGTGGAGCTCAAATTACGGACCAGATTCAGATGCTGTAACTCTACTGGCAGTGTTTGTATCAGGAATGCTTGCAATGCACCACTATTAGAAGAGCAGCGAGTTCTCTCTCAGAATGACAGGATAAGCTTTTTAATATAATTAGGAGCCAAAGGACATTTTCGGAGGCTAAGTCAATTAGGCTCATCTGTTTCACACTCCCAGACGCAATCAATTCCTGTTCACTTTACTCATCCTAAAACTTTCCCAAAAAAGACCAAGGAATTCTGCACACAGAAATGACCGTGCTTCAGCTCCCAAAATCAAAAGAGCCTTTGCTGTAACATGCTGCCATGAAAAACCCCCATCTAGGGTCCTGAGCGAAGTTCCATGCCGACGCCAGCGGGAGCCGAGGCGGTGGCAGTGTCCCGGCCCggggggagctgggctggcgTTCCCGGGggcagctccagaggggctcccGGCTCCCAGCCGCCcgccctgcccacagcagtgctgggggagcgCACACAGGGCAGTGCAGAGGGGAGCAGGCAGCTTCAGAAAGCAGGCAGGGACGAAAAGCAAGCGCCGTGCTCTACAAGCAGGTCAGATATTCAAGCACTGCCCCCGGACACACCAAcggaagaaaataaaaaaccccaccgGCTACAGCCCAAAGCCAAACATCCAAAATCCTCTCAGCACTGCACTGAACGTGCACAGCTGTAAACACAGAACAACTCATTCCACAACACTAGTACcttaatatgtattttaaataccaaaTTAACTATCCCTCCCGTTTCTAGCACTGCTGTCTGGAATCTAGGAATACATCCTAACAGGCCAATTAAAAGGTCTCCCATTGCTAGATTTTATGTTATTTCACTGATGGTGAAAATGAGCTGAGGGAACCAACATGTAATGCAGTCATTCAGCAAGTGTATAGGCAACCTTATGCAATAATCTTTTAACTAGTTTATtaaatgtgtttccttttcagaataaattcaACATCTAATGCCAAAATTTCATCAAGAACTCAAAAAGCTTAGTAGCTAGTTATCAGCTGTTTAACTTAAAGAGTTACAAGAAATACACATATTACACATCACTAAAATTTTCACACATACACCCACACATACACGCACACTTATCAGCATCctgtttatattaatttattttcacaaatcaatttcctttttcctaatCATACTCTTAACATTTTCTGAAGGCACAACACCCAAATAGGCAATGTAAAATGTACTTCCTATAGAAAAGTCTGTAGTCTCCTAAGAGAACAGTTTGGCAAAACCACGTTTGTTTAAAAACTCAAGTTCCAAAATGAGCcttcaaagagcagcagagaacacCAAGATTAAAAACTACTTAGGGTGTCTGCACTTTTCATATGCAACACACCACTTAACCTTTAATATATCAGGACTTTTTCCAAGAaattacaaaagcagaaatagtaaaatctcttttttcctttttttttttaatcatcaaGTTTTAACGATGGTACAGACTCTAGGCAGAGCTCCCAGAAAGAGCCAGACCACCATCTGGCTCCATCACAGAGCAATGACAATTCACAGGCAATGAGTCTCCAGCCAGTGCTCTGAAATCAAACGCTGGGCTGGCTCCATAAAAGCTCTATTACAGCCATGAACACACAGCTGTACATTTCCTCCCTCTTCATACATAAATATACCCTCGGACtcagacaaagggaaaaaataaatcattttatgcatttttctatGCTTCCCTGCTATGCCTGTTACCAATCAATGTCAAGAAATATCTTACATATCTTATGTTTTGTTAGCactatataatatatataatatatataattttatttttgttttcacacaTGCTAATGTTCTCAGTAtgataaatgtctttttaaatcCCACATTTCTTGTCACGCTGTAGATCCACTTCTATTTGACAGTGACTCCTGGACATACATGTCAAGACAAAAATGAATACTGCTGTGATggcaaatgttttaaaactcttAGGACAGTAATACAGTGGCACTTGAAAGACTTTTTATATACAACAGAAAAGACAATAGTTAAATAGAAACCTGCTTTGACACAGCCATAAAACCTGCACTACACTTGTGAGATCTGTATTTGTTTCTGCAAGAGCAGCTCCTGATCTTTGAACACGTCAAACGTTGCACTCCAGCCCTCCACCCATACCCTTTAAGAAGTCCACGTTATTTTAAGCAAGCATCCCCTCCAGCAGTACATAAGCAACACTGTATTTCCCAAACAATTGAGgtaattataaaaatgaatatCATTTATTATGTTCTTTTATTACTATCATGTCTGAACATTTGCTTTCATACAAAAGTCTGATTTTCAGCATTAGGTTTTCCAAGGGCATCCCCTCTGCACCAAGGGAGACAAAGATGTGTTAGGAATTGTGCAAGAGTTTTTGTTACCATCTTCAAACCCACAAGAACTTCATGAACGATTTTGGTACAGAACAACTGCCTGGCATTTTAGAGAAGGAGGAAGGTGCTTTACACGTATTTTCAGTtccacttgattttttttttttttttttttttttttttgtaaatcgCATCTAACCCAATGCAAGGGGCaggtaataaaaaaataaaagaaaaaaaaaaaaaaaggaagaaagaaagaaatcatcGCATTACTGTATGTTACCCTTCAGCAGTCTTTGGAGGAAATCGGAAACCAGGTTGCTTTTCCCGGCTCCCTCCCTCACTCAaggcagccggagcggctcctCTGCCCGGGGCTCAGCCACCCCCGGGCGCCCCGGTGGTTGCCGCTGCCCCGTCACAGCCGCGGCTTCCTGAGCAACGTTCTGCTGAGGTCCTTCACCTCCTCGGGGCTGCCGACCCGCTCGTagcccagcagggccatggGCTGGTGGCAGTACTCCTCGACCTGCTTGATCTGCTGGTAGCTGAGCGCAGTCCTCCAGGCACTCAGCGCCTGGGTGGCGTTCCTGGCCGACACCACGAACGGCTTGGAGGAGTAGCCGGGGCCACTGGTCATGTTGAGGGCGAACTTCTCCATCTCCGGGCTGACTGCCAGGTTCACAAAGCCATACACCTGCCGCAGGGTCTTGATTGGCTCGACCACCAGGTCCTCGTAGCGCACGGCCATGTAGTTGCCCTGGAGCCAGTCAGGGGGGTGCAGAGCAGTCTGCAGGGTCTTGGCCATGCTGCTGCAGATGACCTCCATGGCACCTAGGGCATGGTAGTCCGAGCCGCCCCCCCCCTCCTTCTTCCCGCCCAGCTTGTGGCCAGCATCAAGGAAGGGCATGCGGTGGATGTGGGGGTCCCGGCTCCTCACCACCTGCAGGCTCTCCCGGATGAGGCCGTGCCGGGACTTGATGCGGGAGCTGGCGACGGCCCGGGGGTCCCGCACCAGATGGATGACTTTGAGGTCCAGGGTCGGGTCCCGCATGAGCGGGGCGAGGACAGCCAGATCAAAGACACGTACGCCCTTGATGACCAGCGTGTGGTACTTGTGGCATTCCTCCTGGAAGCGGCTGAGGCGCTGCGGGGGACACTTTTTGCACACCCGGTCGTCCACCATGCCCACGACCTCCTTGCGATAGGCCGGGCAGAGAGGTGAGGAGCAGATGACCTTGTTGGTGGCCGCCCCGAAGATGCCGAGCGTGGTGAGGTTCTTGCCGGCGCCCGCCGTGCTGTAGAGCTGGAAGACGGAGAGGTCGCATCGGTACAGGGAGCTCAGCATGTCGCGGGCCGCCCCTTGCAGCGAGACGGCGTCACCGGGGTACAGCTTCTGCCAGACGTGCCACACCGGCTCGTAGAGGAAAAAGACCTCGGGGTTCTGGTTGAAGAGCTCCCCGAAGAAGGACGAGCCCGAGCGCCAGGTGGTGAAGACATAGACCAGCTGCCGCCGGGCGCCCGCCGGGCCGCGGCTCCCGgccggtggcggcggcggcggggggtGGTGGCGGGGGGGCTGCCGGGGGCTCCCCGCAGCGCCGCGGCTCCCGCCGCCACTTGTACTCCAGCAGGTTGAGCGCGgcgagcagcagcagcagcgcgTAGCCGAGGCACAGCGCCAGCGCCTTCCGCCGGCACACTTTCATGCTGGGCGGCGGGCGGAGCCAACTGTTGCTCAGCGCCCCGGCGCCCCGGGGCCCGCGGCGGGCATCAGGGCGCGCCGCCCCCGGCGCCGTCTCCCGGCCGGCCCCCCGCGCCCGGTCCGCATAGCGCAGCCGCCGCgacggccccgccgccgcgcccccgccgctGCCCTACTTAGCAGCGGCGCGGCcacccgccccgccccgcgcttCTCCCGCGCCGCCATCACCGAGCGACCGCGGGCGCCGCCGCCAGCGCAGCTCACGGCGGCCGCCGGGGCGAGGTGGTgccgcgctccgctccgcccACAGCGCGGGGCGGCAGCGAGGGCGGACGGGGCCTGCACCGCCCCGCCAGAGCGCATCGCTccgcgccccgcccccgccgcgtCGGGAGGGCTCCGGTGCTGCCGCCGCCACCGAGGGGCGGCCCCGACCGGCggcgcccgccccgcgctcGCCATtggcggccccgccgcccggccTCGGGCTGCAGCGCTCCGCCCGGCCGCCCCGCGGAGAGCCCGGACTGAGCGGTGCCGGCACCGGCCGCGCCCCGCACCGCCTGAGTGTGGAGGGCACTTCCAGGAGCGGCTCTCTGCCGGGGCGCTTCTGTAAACCCTGCCCGGCGGGAGGCTCCTCACCCGGTACCCCTCGCACAGCGGAGCAGCGCCCGTAACGGGGAAAAcaaaagagggggggaaaacCCTGAAAGGCTTGAGAGGGTTTCCGGGCCCAGCCCCCCCGCCCTTAGCCCGGTCTGTGCAGAAACTCAGAGTTCCCAAAGGTTctccaaaaacatttttaaaaaccctcaCACTGGATCTTCCTGGCAGAGCTCAACACAAATCGATCTGCCCGCAGTTCTTCACAATGTTTTTATAACCGCTGCCCGGTCACCAGGCGGCCCCTTGGGTCAGGACTGGCCGGAGCGCGGTGCGGGCCGGGGGCACGCCCAGCCCGGGCGGCCCCGAGCCCAGCGCAGCCCCGCGAGTGGCGGggagagcccagcacagcccccgctcctgccccggccccgctgctgccgccgGCCCACACCAGCACCGACCGGCAGCGGCCGGCGGTGGGCCCCGAAACTCCCTGCCCCAGGTGGGAATCAAAACGGGCAGGGCTTTCTCCTGTGTCGTGGAGCCACAGCGCTGTGTGAAGGGCAGTGTAAGCAGTGGTGCAGCTCCAGGTGGCACCGGTACTCTAAAGACGACCACATCCCCAAAACGCGGCTGAAAACGCACGGAGTGGCGAGTCTCGAGTGGACAGCGCACTTGTGGGACACACACTACCCGATGGGCTTCCGACAATGCCCAGTGACTCTTTTGAAATTTTCTCAGCGGCTTCCTCCGCCGCCGACGGAGCTCGGAGCACTCCGGGGCTGCTCACGAGTTACAGAAGCGTTTCGCGGCTCTCTCCTGTCCATTGCTTTCTCTACCCAGCAGCTCTCGCGTCCGTGCAGCCTCTCCCACCATGCAGAGGATATACACGGCccacctccccgggcagccgggagcctggagctgctggacgGCTGCACCTGGCTCTGACCAATCCCTCCACAACAGATGACACTGGTGAGTTTTTGCTGGAACGTTTATTAACAGCACGGATCTGACAGTACAGCAGAAGCTTTTACACTCAGAGAGCGGATAAAGCACAAATTCACCCGGTGCATGTCTTGCCTGGTAGCACACTATTTAATAAAGCCAAGAAAACAGTACGAGAGGGTGAAGGAGCTAAATGTGTAAGCAATCTTCATATCCCTTATCAAAAAATTTCAATACTTCTCCCACATTTTCTACAGGGATATTAACAGCCAAGCTCCCTTTCTGGCAAAGCTTCTaagccccttccagcctcaaAGTGAAGAGTAAGGTCTGTAGCAGGAGGgcttctctcttccctgcttgCTCCTCCAAACTCCGAGAGCAGTTGGCAGcgggatgggagca encodes the following:
- the CHST2 gene encoding LOW QUALITY PROTEIN: carbohydrate sulfotransferase 2 (The sequence of the model RefSeq protein was modified relative to this genomic sequence to represent the inferred CDS: deleted 1 base in 1 codon), giving the protein MKVCRRKALALCLGYALLLLLAALNLLEYKWRREPRRCGEPPAAPRHHPPPPPPPAGSRGPAGARRQLVYVFTTWRSGSSFFGELFNQNPEVFFLYEPVWHVWQKLYPGDAVSLQGAARDMLSSLYRCDLSVFQLYSTAGAGKNLTTLGIFGAATNKVICSSPLCPAYRKEVVGMVDDRVCKKCPPQRLSRFQEECHKYHTLVIKGVRVFDLAVLAPLMRDPTLDLKVIHLVRDPRAVASSRIKSRHGLIRESLQVVRSRDPHIHRMPFLDAGHKLGGKKEGGGGSDYHALGAMEVICSSMAKTLQTALHPPDWLQGNYMAVRYEDLVVEPIKTLRQVYGFVNLAVSPEMEKFALNMTSGPGYSSKPFVVSARNATQALSAWRTALSYQQIKQVEEYCHQPMALLGYERVGSPEEVKDLSRTLLRKPRL